In one window of Photorhabdus laumondii subsp. laumondii DNA:
- a CDS encoding antitoxin has translation MSQKAKLFMDGKRQAVRLPAAYRFDSDEVFIRKDPETGDVILSCKPHDWAGFFAALKGTTIIPDDFLSKEARGQQEQSCDPFEGWQE, from the coding sequence ATGAGTCAAAAAGCTAAATTGTTTATGGATGGGAAGCGTCAAGCGGTACGTTTGCCAGCAGCTTATCGGTTTGACTCTGATGAAGTTTTTATTCGAAAAGATCCTGAGACAGGAGATGTAATACTGTCCTGTAAGCCACACGATTGGGCTGGATTTTTTGCGGCATTGAAGGGAACAACTATTATTCCCGACGATTTTCTGAGTAAAGAAGCGCGGGGCCAGCAAGAACAATCTTGTGACCCATTCGAAGGATGGCAAGAATGA
- the hemL gene encoding glutamate-1-semialdehyde 2,1-aminomutase, giving the protein MSQSDILYSQAKQLIPGGVNSPVRAFNGVGGTPLFIKHADGAYLYDVDGKAYIDYVGSWGPMVLGHNHSAIRNAVIKAAEQGLSFGAPTAAEVEMAQLVTELVPSMDMVRMVNSGTEATMSAIRLARGYTHRDKIIKFEGCYHGHADCLLVKAGSGALTIGQPNSPGVPVDFVKHTLTCTYNDLSSVREAFEQYPQEIACIIVEPVAGNMNCVPPQPEFLPGLRALCDEFGALLIIDEVMTGFRVALSGAQSYYDVEPDITCLGKIIGGGMPVGAFGGRYEVMEKLAPIGPVYQAGTLSGNPIAMAAGLACLKEVSQPGVHQRLTELTDNLAAGLTKSAKAANIPLVVNHVGGMFGIFFTDAETVTCYQDVMNCDIERFKHFFHLMLDEGVYLAPSAFEAGFMSIAHTDEDIQRTVNAAARCFAKLK; this is encoded by the coding sequence ATGAGCCAATCCGACATCCTCTATTCTCAGGCAAAACAACTTATTCCCGGCGGCGTCAACTCTCCGGTACGTGCATTTAATGGTGTTGGCGGTACTCCGCTGTTTATCAAACATGCTGATGGCGCTTATCTCTATGATGTTGATGGTAAAGCCTATATCGATTATGTCGGTTCCTGGGGACCCATGGTGTTGGGACATAACCACAGCGCTATCCGTAATGCTGTTATCAAAGCCGCGGAGCAAGGATTGAGTTTTGGCGCGCCCACCGCCGCTGAAGTGGAAATGGCGCAATTGGTGACTGAACTGGTGCCATCGATGGATATGGTACGCATGGTTAACTCAGGTACAGAGGCGACCATGAGTGCTATCCGTCTGGCCCGTGGTTACACCCATCGCGATAAGATCATCAAATTCGAAGGTTGCTATCACGGCCACGCTGATTGCCTGCTGGTGAAAGCCGGTTCTGGCGCATTGACCATCGGCCAACCCAACTCTCCGGGGGTTCCGGTTGATTTCGTCAAACATACGCTAACCTGTACCTATAACGATTTGAGTTCAGTTCGAGAAGCGTTTGAACAATATCCACAAGAGATCGCCTGTATTATCGTCGAACCGGTTGCGGGTAATATGAACTGCGTACCGCCACAACCAGAATTCCTCCCCGGTCTGCGTGCGCTGTGTGATGAGTTCGGTGCTCTGTTGATTATTGATGAAGTGATGACCGGTTTCCGTGTCGCTCTATCCGGTGCACAATCTTATTACGATGTCGAACCCGATATAACTTGCCTTGGCAAAATCATTGGTGGCGGTATGCCCGTTGGCGCTTTCGGTGGACGTTATGAAGTGATGGAGAAACTAGCGCCAATTGGCCCTGTTTATCAGGCAGGAACTTTATCCGGCAATCCGATTGCAATGGCTGCCGGTCTTGCTTGTCTGAAAGAAGTGTCTCAACCCGGTGTACATCAGCGTTTGACTGAGCTAACAGATAATCTGGCTGCTGGCCTGACGAAATCAGCAAAAGCAGCCAATATTCCTCTGGTGGTTAACCATGTCGGCGGTATGTTCGGCATTTTCTTTACTGATGCAGAAACCGTCACTTGCTATCAGGATGTGATGAATTGCGATATTGAACGTTTTAAACATTTCTTCCACCTGATGCTTGATGAAGGGGTTTATTTAGCGCCTTCTGCATTTGAAGCGGGTTTTATGTCTATTGCTCACACGGATGAAGATATTCAGCGTACTGTCAATGCAGCCGCTCGCTGCTTTGCCAAGCTGAAATAA
- a CDS encoding DUF1460 domain-containing protein has protein sequence MRKMLPLMLAVTLTGCTAHSKQADIDSYTSKKINEIIENQVKPGNKENPGEIIKDVSYQFLGTPYAANKLIGSPTEPEKLVIDFNGLDCFTFLDYVESLRKSNDQSDFVKNLIQTRYIDGKIRFLQRKHFLTDWSTREKLNAKDVTDEISSSYIAITKSLNKKADGSEYIPGLGVTKRDIKYIPGDKINDAVIKNLKTGDYIGIYTHLAGLDVTHTGIFIMTDHGPMLRNASSLAANKKVVDSPFLDYVKNKPGIIVLRAL, from the coding sequence ATGCGAAAAATGTTGCCACTGATGCTTGCTGTCACCTTGACAGGTTGTACCGCTCATAGCAAACAAGCCGATATTGACAGCTATACCTCGAAAAAAATTAATGAAATTATAGAAAACCAGGTAAAACCGGGAAACAAAGAGAATCCCGGTGAAATAATAAAAGACGTCTCTTATCAATTCCTGGGCACACCTTATGCCGCAAACAAACTTATTGGCTCCCCTACTGAACCTGAAAAATTAGTTATCGACTTCAACGGACTAGACTGCTTTACTTTCCTTGATTATGTCGAATCGCTAAGGAAATCCAACGACCAAAGTGATTTTGTAAAAAATCTCATCCAGACAAGATATATCGACGGAAAGATTCGCTTTTTGCAAAGAAAACATTTCCTTACAGACTGGTCAACCAGAGAAAAATTAAATGCCAAAGATGTAACGGATGAAATAAGTTCTTCTTACATTGCAATCACAAAAAGCCTGAATAAAAAGGCTGATGGTAGCGAATACATCCCCGGACTAGGTGTTACCAAAAGAGATATCAAATATATTCCGGGTGATAAGATCAATGATGCGGTTATTAAGAACCTAAAAACGGGCGATTATATAGGAATATATACCCATCTTGCCGGATTGGATGTCACACATACCGGGATTTTTATTATGACAGATCACGGCCCAATGCTAAGGAATGCATCTTCACTTGCTGCGAATAAAAAAGTTGTCGATTCACCATTTCTTGATTACGTAAAGAATAAACCCGGAATTATCGTTCTAAGAGCATTATAA
- the erpA gene encoding iron-sulfur cluster insertion protein ErpA has translation MSDDIVLPLQFTDAAANKVKILVSDEENPNLRLRVYITGGGCSGFQYGFTFDDQINEGDMTIEKQGVELVVDPMSLQYLVGGCVDYTEGLEGSRFIVTNPNAKTTCGCGSSFSI, from the coding sequence ATGAGCGATGATATCGTATTACCTTTGCAGTTTACGGATGCCGCGGCTAACAAAGTGAAAATCTTGGTTTCGGATGAAGAAAACCCAAACTTGCGTTTACGGGTTTATATCACCGGTGGCGGATGCAGTGGCTTTCAGTATGGTTTTACCTTTGATGATCAAATAAATGAAGGTGATATGACCATTGAGAAACAGGGTGTGGAGTTGGTTGTTGATCCGATGAGCCTACAATATTTAGTTGGCGGTTGTGTTGATTATACCGAAGGTCTGGAAGGTTCACGTTTTATCGTCACCAACCCTAATGCGAAGACAACCTGTGGTTGTGGTTCTTCTTTCAGTATCTGA
- the btuF gene encoding vitamin B12 ABC transporter substrate-binding protein BtuF has translation MKWIKSTGSIGLSLLLFLSSFSHSLYAAPLRVISLSPSTTELAYAAGLGDNLIAASAYSDYPPQARKLEQVANWQGINLERIITLKPELILAWRGGNPQRPLEQLAAFGIKIFYSDPTTTEQIAQDLERLAEYSPHPEQAKKSATELRQRFANLQQQYATTTPKPAFLQFGTYPLFTTSGQTLQSEVLSICGGRNIFANSPVPWPQVSREQVLIRKPEIIVISGGQEQVKLIENFWHPQLRAKVITLHEDWFHRAGPRIILAAEQLCQQLNDNGS, from the coding sequence ATGAAATGGATAAAAAGCACGGGTTCAATTGGATTATCGCTTTTACTGTTTCTCAGCAGTTTCAGCCATTCTCTGTATGCTGCTCCCTTACGGGTAATCAGTTTATCTCCGTCAACGACAGAATTAGCCTATGCCGCCGGGCTAGGTGACAATCTGATTGCCGCCAGCGCCTACTCTGATTATCCCCCTCAAGCCCGTAAACTTGAGCAAGTCGCTAACTGGCAAGGCATCAATCTGGAACGCATTATTACCCTTAAACCTGAGCTGATTCTGGCATGGCGTGGTGGTAATCCCCAACGTCCACTGGAACAACTTGCTGCTTTCGGCATTAAAATCTTTTATTCCGACCCCACAACCACCGAACAGATAGCGCAGGATTTAGAACGACTCGCTGAATATAGTCCTCATCCAGAACAAGCAAAAAAATCCGCGACTGAACTTCGCCAACGATTTGCCAATTTGCAACAACAATATGCCACTACAACCCCCAAACCGGCCTTTTTACAATTCGGTACTTACCCTCTGTTCACTACTTCAGGACAGACACTGCAAAGTGAAGTGCTTTCAATCTGTGGCGGCAGAAATATTTTTGCCAACAGCCCTGTTCCCTGGCCTCAAGTCAGTCGTGAACAAGTACTCATCAGGAAACCTGAAATAATTGTTATCAGTGGTGGGCAAGAACAGGTCAAATTAATTGAAAATTTCTGGCATCCACAATTGCGTGCCAAAGTCATTACATTACATGAAGATTGGTTTCACCGCGCGGGACCGCGCATCATTCTGGCAGCCGAACAGCTATGCCAGCAATTGAACGATAATGGTTCCTGA
- the mtnN gene encoding 5'-methylthioadenosine/S-adenosylhomocysteine nucleosidase yields the protein MKVGVIGAMEQEVTLLRNQIEDRQTLSRGGCEIYTGKLNGVEIALLKSGIGKVSAAIGTTLLLEHCQPDVIINTGSAGGLDPKLQIGDIVVSREVRYHDTDVTAFGYEPGQMAQCPAAFVADDQLIDLAEKCIHSLNLNAVRGLICSGDAFINGAEPLARIRATFPQVTAVEMEAAAIGHVCHQYNTPFVVVRAISDVADKESHISFDEFLAVAARQSTLMVNAMLATLSKDK from the coding sequence ATGAAAGTAGGCGTGATAGGTGCTATGGAACAAGAAGTGACGTTACTGCGCAATCAAATTGAAGATCGCCAAACACTGTCACGAGGTGGCTGCGAAATCTATACCGGTAAACTCAACGGCGTGGAGATCGCACTGTTAAAATCTGGTATTGGTAAAGTTTCTGCTGCAATTGGTACAACTTTACTGCTTGAACATTGTCAGCCTGATGTGATTATTAATACCGGATCTGCCGGTGGCCTTGATCCGAAATTACAAATCGGTGATATCGTGGTATCCCGTGAAGTTCGCTATCACGACACTGATGTTACCGCTTTCGGTTATGAACCCGGTCAAATGGCGCAATGCCCTGCGGCTTTTGTGGCGGATGACCAGCTAATTGATCTGGCAGAAAAATGTATTCATTCACTGAATCTGAACGCAGTGCGTGGGCTGATTTGCAGTGGTGATGCATTTATTAACGGCGCAGAACCTCTGGCGCGTATCCGGGCGACGTTCCCACAAGTGACGGCGGTAGAAATGGAAGCCGCAGCAATAGGGCATGTCTGCCATCAATATAACACGCCATTTGTGGTGGTACGTGCTATCTCTGATGTGGCAGATAAAGAATCTCATATCAGTTTTGATGAATTTCTTGCCGTGGCAGCTCGCCAATCTACATTAATGGTCAACGCCATGCTGGCAACGCTGAGTAAAGATAAATAA
- the dgt gene encoding dGTPase: MSGIDFSQKLNYQRKYRQYHVDPNDEEQVIRQFESDRGRIMNSAAIRRLQQKTQVFPLENNAAVRSRLTHSLEVQQVGRYISKTIINELKTRNLLADYGLDKRLLSFESLIEMACLMHDIGNPPFGHFGEAAIKDWFAKKLDLNFSLENIKREDRCEISALRLCGDVKKDRFRRQLRKDLCQFEGNAQAIRMVHSLLKLNLTYAQLGCILKYTCPAFRLEEIPNQFNYLMKKPGFYWSEEHFVCELRRELKMGEFCRFPLTYIMEAADDISYCIADLDDAVEKAIFSVDTLMGYLEQEWQENGGHRAGDLFDLTVRKAYKGTHGNELRRSQQDQFFMYLRVYITGKLVPYTARRFIDHLPAVFEGSFNQALLEDKSEEHRLLRTLKNIACKRVFNHPEIEKLELQGYRIINGLLDFYYPLLKMPRQDFVELNQNNFHKDYFMETRLLHKLSTKHRLAYGEAVEKIVATDQAEKDLLEFYYRARLIQDYISGMTDNYVYEEYRKFIVCT, translated from the coding sequence ATGTCCGGGATAGACTTTAGTCAGAAGCTTAACTATCAGCGTAAATACCGTCAGTATCATGTTGATCCTAATGATGAAGAGCAGGTTATTCGCCAATTTGAAAGCGATCGTGGGCGGATTATGAATTCAGCGGCTATTCGTCGTTTACAGCAAAAAACACAGGTTTTTCCGCTGGAAAATAATGCCGCTGTCCGCAGTCGCTTGACACATTCATTAGAAGTGCAACAGGTTGGGCGCTATATTTCGAAAACGATTATTAATGAATTGAAAACGCGTAATTTGCTGGCCGATTACGGGTTGGATAAACGGCTATTATCATTTGAAAGTTTGATTGAAATGGCTTGTTTAATGCACGATATTGGTAATCCACCATTTGGTCATTTTGGTGAAGCGGCAATTAAAGATTGGTTTGCCAAAAAGCTCGATCTTAATTTTTCCCTGGAAAATATTAAGCGGGAAGATCGATGTGAAATCTCCGCATTGCGTTTATGTGGTGATGTGAAAAAAGATCGCTTTCGTCGCCAGTTGCGTAAAGATTTATGTCAGTTTGAAGGGAATGCTCAGGCTATCCGTATGGTGCATAGCTTATTAAAACTCAATCTGACTTATGCCCAGCTTGGTTGTATTCTAAAATATACTTGCCCTGCTTTTCGTCTTGAAGAAATACCAAATCAATTTAATTATTTGATGAAAAAGCCAGGTTTTTATTGGTCGGAGGAGCATTTTGTTTGCGAATTACGTCGTGAGCTTAAAATGGGTGAGTTCTGTCGCTTCCCACTGACTTATATTATGGAAGCAGCAGATGATATCTCTTATTGCATTGCCGATTTGGATGATGCTGTTGAAAAAGCGATTTTCAGCGTCGATACACTGATGGGATATTTGGAACAGGAGTGGCAAGAAAATGGCGGTCATCGGGCCGGGGATCTATTCGACTTAACGGTCAGGAAGGCGTACAAGGGAACTCACGGTAACGAATTACGTCGAAGCCAGCAGGATCAGTTTTTTATGTATCTGCGGGTTTATATTACCGGCAAACTTGTTCCTTATACGGCTCGTCGTTTTATTGATCATTTGCCGGCTGTTTTTGAGGGCTCATTTAATCAAGCGCTACTTGAAGATAAGAGCGAGGAGCATCGGTTACTTAGGACATTGAAAAACATTGCTTGTAAGAGAGTGTTTAATCATCCAGAGATTGAAAAATTAGAGTTACAGGGGTACAGAATCATCAATGGACTATTGGATTTTTACTACCCATTATTGAAAATGCCCCGTCAGGATTTTGTGGAACTGAATCAGAACAATTTCCACAAAGATTATTTTATGGAAACCCGGCTGCTACACAAACTTTCCACCAAGCATCGTCTGGCTTATGGTGAAGCAGTAGAGAAAATTGTTGCCACTGATCAAGCTGAAAAAGACTTGCTCGAATTCTATTATCGCGCTCGTCTTATTCAGGATTACATCAGTGGCATGACAGATAATTATGTTTATGAGGAGTATCGCAAATTTATTGTGTGCACTTAA
- a CDS encoding ATP-binding protein translates to MTKYSLRIRMMSLILVPILLVGMFFSISFLCYHYRELENQIVRSGISIIEPLSIASEIGINLHNRESVNSLITRLHRRNSEIVRAIAIFNDDNQLFDISNYKYNSAQLQISPDMPLPTTLTKTEVKNSIILRMPIISEHHLSQNQPHSDTPSLRPIGYIAIDLDLRSAHLQQYKEIVIFILLLLICLGWASLFAYHLVRKITKPISDIVSTVDRIRQGQLNSRVSGKYFGELDMLKNGINAMAKSLSSYKEEMQNDIDQATSDLRETMEQFEIQNVELAIAKKRAQDAARIKTEFLANMSHELRTPLNGVIGFTRQTLKTPLTIQQTEYLYIIERSANHLLNIINDILDFSRLEADKLVLENVPFLLQDTIDEVMVLLTLSAKSKNIQLTHHVDPQIPNLVVGDPTRLQQIFTNIIGNAIKFTDQGSVEIKINLLQQKHHKINLEITVSDTGIGISPEQQPHLFQAFHQANASISRHYGGTGLGLVITRKLIQEMGGNISFTSEPKKGSVFRFDLWLGKDDFILTGSVVPQKTLIHPPRLPMTVMAVDDNPANLKLIGSLLDEIVEKTVLCNSGEEALQSAASHHFDLILMDIHMPGMDGICTSNHIHQLPQHYSTPIIAVTAYTCRPKSDTHSPFEDFLTKPLDEHRLRVVLDRYVKTPKSQHINWPLALQQATGKEPLAIDMLQMLVDLLPTIKTITEKVLSGETVENYQQQIHKLHGSCCYSGVPQLKALCQLIEQQLQQGVQLTDIEPELLELTDEIDHVLTAAQKILSRG, encoded by the coding sequence ATGACCAAATATAGCTTACGCATCCGCATGATGAGCCTGATCCTAGTGCCAATTTTACTGGTTGGCATGTTTTTCAGTATCTCATTTCTCTGTTATCACTATCGTGAACTGGAGAACCAAATTGTTCGATCCGGGATCAGTATTATTGAACCCCTGTCGATCGCCAGTGAAATTGGCATCAACCTGCATAACCGTGAAAGCGTCAATTCATTGATCACCCGGCTTCATCGCAGAAATTCTGAGATAGTTCGGGCGATTGCCATTTTTAACGATGATAATCAGCTATTTGATATCTCAAACTATAAATACAATTCAGCGCAACTACAGATCTCGCCAGATATGCCTCTGCCAACCACCCTGACAAAAACGGAGGTTAAAAACAGTATTATTTTACGTATGCCCATTATTTCAGAACACCATCTGTCCCAAAATCAGCCGCATTCTGACACCCCATCTTTACGTCCGATTGGCTATATTGCCATTGATCTTGATTTACGGTCAGCTCACTTACAGCAATATAAAGAGATCGTTATTTTTATATTACTCTTACTCATTTGCCTTGGCTGGGCATCGCTGTTCGCCTACCATTTGGTTCGTAAAATCACAAAACCTATCAGCGATATCGTCAGTACTGTCGATAGAATTCGCCAAGGGCAATTAAACAGCCGTGTCAGTGGGAAATATTTTGGTGAATTAGATATGCTGAAAAATGGCATTAATGCAATGGCAAAATCGCTCTCCAGCTATAAAGAAGAGATGCAAAATGATATTGATCAAGCAACGTCAGATCTGCGGGAAACAATGGAACAATTCGAAATTCAGAACGTTGAACTGGCAATAGCGAAAAAACGTGCGCAGGATGCGGCCAGAATAAAAACGGAATTTCTGGCAAATATGTCTCATGAATTACGCACACCACTTAATGGCGTCATTGGCTTTACCCGCCAAACACTGAAAACACCTTTAACAATACAGCAAACTGAATATCTGTATATTATCGAGCGCTCTGCTAATCATCTACTGAACATTATCAATGATATATTGGATTTTTCGCGGCTTGAAGCGGATAAATTGGTATTGGAAAACGTTCCATTCCTTCTACAAGATACGATTGATGAGGTCATGGTATTACTGACACTCAGCGCCAAAAGTAAGAATATTCAGCTAACTCACCATGTTGATCCCCAAATACCGAATCTGGTCGTAGGCGACCCTACACGCCTACAGCAAATATTCACCAATATTATCGGTAACGCGATTAAATTCACCGACCAAGGTTCTGTGGAGATAAAGATCAATCTGCTACAACAGAAACACCATAAAATCAATTTAGAGATTACGGTCAGCGATACAGGTATTGGTATCAGTCCTGAACAGCAACCTCATCTATTTCAGGCTTTTCATCAAGCAAATGCCAGTATTTCCCGCCATTATGGCGGTACCGGCCTCGGTCTGGTCATTACACGGAAACTAATCCAAGAAATGGGCGGAAATATCAGCTTTACCAGTGAGCCGAAAAAAGGTTCTGTTTTCCGTTTTGATTTATGGCTAGGAAAAGACGATTTCATTCTAACCGGCTCAGTTGTACCACAAAAGACGCTTATCCATCCCCCACGTTTACCGATGACAGTCATGGCCGTTGACGATAATCCAGCTAACCTCAAACTAATAGGTTCATTACTAGACGAAATCGTGGAAAAAACCGTGCTATGTAACAGTGGAGAAGAAGCTTTACAGTCAGCAGCCTCTCACCATTTTGATCTTATTCTGATGGATATTCATATGCCAGGTATGGATGGCATCTGTACTTCCAACCACATCCACCAGCTACCGCAACACTACAGTACACCGATCATTGCAGTTACAGCTTATACCTGCCGACCAAAGAGCGATACACACTCTCCATTTGAGGATTTCCTGACCAAACCTCTCGATGAACATCGTCTGAGAGTCGTGTTAGATCGCTACGTTAAAACACCAAAATCACAACATATTAACTGGCCATTAGCACTACAACAGGCCACCGGAAAAGAACCGTTGGCTATAGATATGTTGCAAATGTTGGTAGATTTACTGCCAACCATTAAAACAATCACAGAAAAAGTTTTGTCAGGGGAAACGGTGGAAAATTACCAGCAGCAGATCCATAAACTACACGGTAGCTGCTGTTATAGCGGCGTGCCACAACTTAAAGCTCTCTGCCAATTAATTGAACAACAATTACAACAAGGTGTCCAATTAACCGATATAGAACCTGAATTGTTGGAACTGACAGATGAAATTGATCATGTCCTTACCGCCGCCCAAAAGATATTGAGTCGCGGCTAG
- the rlmD gene encoding 23S rRNA (uracil(1939)-C(5))-methyltransferase RlmD encodes MVQFYSPNRRTVNRHIITVTADNLDAQGQGVARHQGKTIFVAGLLPGEQAQVQLTEEKRQFAKAKLVKRLSDSPYRVNPRCPHFGVCGGCQQQHVAPDLQRESKASVLEHLIRRETGVTVSAKPVILGPEYGYRRRARLGLHYQIKQRQLVIGFRQNQSNELVAIKECPVLRPELEQLLQPLSQCLNSLKAVKRLGHVELVLADNGPLMILRHLDPLKREDKEKLGTFSVQHNVAVYLAADETSLESLNELPEPWYQVDGLKLVFSPRDFIQVNDQVNQQMVAQAIEWLDLQPNDNVLDLFCGMGNFTLPIGRIVQSVVGVEGVATLVANGQYNAKINNLDNISFCHENLEADIHHQPWAKLGFNKVLLDPARAGAVGVMSHIVELVPEKVVYVSCNPTTLARDSKILLEAGYQIISVRMLDMFPHTGHLESMALFSR; translated from the coding sequence ATGGTGCAATTTTATTCCCCCAATCGTCGAACGGTAAATCGACATATCATCACAGTTACCGCTGATAATCTGGATGCCCAGGGGCAGGGCGTAGCTCGCCATCAGGGTAAAACTATTTTTGTCGCCGGGTTATTGCCCGGTGAACAGGCACAGGTACAACTAACGGAAGAGAAGCGACAGTTTGCAAAAGCAAAGTTGGTTAAGCGTTTATCTGACAGTCCATATCGTGTGAATCCCCGTTGTCCTCATTTTGGAGTATGTGGCGGTTGTCAGCAACAACATGTTGCACCGGATTTACAACGTGAAAGTAAAGCCAGCGTTCTCGAACACCTGATTAGGCGAGAAACTGGTGTAACGGTTTCTGCCAAACCGGTGATTCTTGGCCCTGAATATGGTTATCGGCGCCGGGCAAGGCTTGGTTTACATTATCAAATAAAACAGCGCCAACTGGTGATAGGATTTCGTCAAAATCAATCCAATGAATTAGTTGCTATAAAAGAGTGCCCGGTTTTGCGACCTGAATTGGAACAGTTATTACAGCCATTATCTCAGTGTCTGAATAGTTTGAAAGCGGTTAAACGGTTGGGGCATGTGGAGTTGGTGCTAGCAGATAATGGCCCATTGATGATATTGCGCCATCTTGATCCCTTGAAGCGGGAAGATAAAGAGAAACTAGGCACATTTTCCGTGCAACATAATGTCGCTGTCTATCTGGCGGCGGATGAAACTTCACTTGAATCACTGAATGAACTGCCGGAACCTTGGTATCAGGTAGATGGGCTGAAACTGGTTTTCAGTCCAAGAGATTTTATTCAGGTTAACGATCAGGTGAATCAACAAATGGTTGCTCAGGCGATAGAGTGGCTCGATTTGCAACCGAATGATAACGTGCTTGATCTATTCTGTGGAATGGGGAATTTTACCTTACCTATTGGTCGCATAGTGCAATCTGTAGTCGGAGTCGAAGGGGTTGCCACGTTGGTGGCTAATGGGCAATATAATGCCAAAATAAATAATTTGGATAACATATCTTTCTGCCATGAAAACCTGGAAGCTGACATACATCATCAACCTTGGGCTAAACTGGGGTTTAACAAGGTTTTATTAGATCCGGCGCGTGCTGGGGCGGTAGGAGTCATGTCACACATTGTTGAGCTGGTGCCAGAGAAAGTAGTCTACGTCTCTTGTAATCCAACAACATTGGCGCGGGACAGTAAGATTCTGCTTGAGGCTGGCTATCAAATTATCAGTGTGCGGATGCTGGATATGTTTCCGCATACAGGTCATCTGGAGTCAATGGCGCTATTTAGTCGTTAG